The following are encoded together in the Opitutus sp. ER46 genome:
- a CDS encoding efflux RND transporter periplasmic adaptor subunit yields MHRPFLRLAPASRMLLAALTLAAAGCSRRTPAPPAPTPVRVVTPVLTEEVPELRFAATLAAQSQVTLVFRTGGYVESIAQRIDARGAARPIEVGDVVAAGEPLATVRQQDYADQLAQAEGVVGQAQAAAEKAAADFDRAERLFAATSLTQVQFDAYKAQRDASAAALKSARAVLAQAGSARHDSVVRAPFPGRVVQRQVEVGALVGPATPAFVVADTRTLKVVFAVADTVVGRLHAGDRITLSTASQPESFPGEISAVAAAADARTRLFAVEALIANVDGRLKPGLVATVILNHAGPTAAQLTIPLSALVRSSTAADGFAVFVVETNQGRSIVRERPVTLGPTVGNRLVVRHGLTPADAIVAVGVTDLHDGATVAIVP; encoded by the coding sequence CTGCTCCCGCCGGACGCCCGCCCCGCCCGCGCCCACGCCGGTGCGCGTCGTCACGCCCGTCCTCACCGAGGAGGTGCCGGAACTGCGCTTCGCCGCGACGCTGGCGGCACAAAGCCAGGTGACGCTCGTCTTTCGCACCGGCGGCTACGTCGAGTCCATCGCGCAGCGCATCGACGCCCGCGGTGCGGCCCGCCCGATTGAGGTCGGCGATGTCGTCGCCGCCGGCGAACCGCTGGCCACCGTCCGACAGCAGGACTATGCGGACCAACTCGCCCAGGCCGAAGGCGTCGTTGGCCAGGCCCAGGCCGCCGCCGAGAAAGCCGCCGCCGACTTCGATCGCGCCGAGCGATTGTTCGCCGCGACCAGCCTCACCCAGGTCCAGTTCGACGCCTACAAAGCCCAGCGTGACGCGAGCGCCGCCGCCCTGAAAAGCGCCCGGGCGGTGCTCGCCCAGGCCGGCAGTGCCCGTCACGACAGCGTCGTGCGCGCGCCGTTTCCCGGCCGGGTCGTGCAACGGCAGGTGGAGGTCGGCGCCCTCGTCGGGCCCGCCACCCCGGCGTTCGTCGTCGCCGACACCCGCACGCTGAAAGTGGTGTTCGCCGTCGCCGACACCGTGGTGGGCCGCCTCCACGCGGGTGACCGGATCACGCTGAGCACCGCCTCGCAGCCCGAATCATTTCCCGGGGAAATCAGTGCCGTGGCCGCCGCCGCCGACGCCCGCACGCGCTTGTTCGCGGTGGAGGCGCTGATCGCCAACGTCGACGGCCGACTCAAACCGGGGCTCGTCGCCACCGTCATCCTCAACCACGCCGGCCCGACGGCCGCGCAACTCACCATTCCGCTTTCCGCCCTGGTGCGATCATCCACCGCGGCGGACGGCTTTGCCGTCTTCGTCGTCGAAACCAACCAGGGCCGCAGCATCGTCCGCGAGCGCCCCGTCACCCTTGGTCCCACGGTGGGCAACCGGCTGGTCGTGCGCCACGGGCTCACCCCCGCCGATGCCATCGTCGCCGTCGGCGTGACCGACCTGCACGACGGGGCGACCGTCGCCATCGTGCCCTGA